Part of the Plectropomus leopardus isolate mb chromosome 7, YSFRI_Pleo_2.0, whole genome shotgun sequence genome, TGATGTTTGATCAAAAGTCAGAAACCGTAGACAAAATTATCCCAACTCAAAGTCCACTTACATTCTTGATCGATTTTAAAGTCCAATAATAACTTGtgaatcaaaaaataaatacatctgaGTGCTGCgtcaaataaagcaaaaagagagaaaaaaacaaaaaagtcagtcaATAACACCAGTCAACAGTCTCGCTTATTGATTTACAGCATTACCCACAATGATATGAGATGTTACAGGGATCATTGGGATTAAAGGGTTAGAGAGCCTTTGTATGGTTAAGTCTTTGACAGCTAGTGGACTAATATCGCCATATCGCCCAACCCTAGTAATATCCAATGAGGACAGAATCATTATAAGTTTCTATAACACTAAGTCGAAGCTGGCATGGAGACGTACAGCTCTGATAAAAAACACCCTGAAGCTGCTGTATCATCAACAGATGAATATACGTCAAAGAATAAAAACCATTATGAGCAAGACAATGAATCACATACCAGACCCTTTACAGATTATGCATCGACACAGACAATATTTATGAatacatttctatatttaatgGAAACATTTCCAGGTCTCTGGTAAAGACATTCATGGATTCACGTGCAGCTCACGTCTTCtggctgcactttttttttctgagcctACTCAGAGTGGATACACAGGaaggcttttttgtgttttgcatagTAATAACAATCCTCATGGAAGTTGTTGGTCTCCACCACCTCCTTGTAATGGCTGATAGCGTGGACCAGGCAGTTGGGGAAGCTCTTGTTAAGAGCCAGAGCCACTGCCATCATGTCCGACTTCATCTTCTGACCCTCAACCTGCTCCTGAATCTGACTCTTGTTGATGGGCTTGGGGTTGACGCTGAAAGAAACCACCACTTTGATCTTGTTCTTggttaaaatgtcaaaccagTTGGCTCCCCCGCTTCCATGGCACTTCTTGCCTGCCAGCCAGTTGAAAAAGAAATTGCGCTCCCTATCATTGAAGGCCCTGATGGACCAGTTCACCCAGTCGAATTTCTTAGTGAGTGAATCCAGAAGGGTTTTGGTGAACTCTTGGTCAACGGTGCCGGGATTCTCCTGAAGCAGGTGCTCCATGTCCTGCTTGGCTTGGTCCACGAAGTTTTCTGTGCAGTCATCCACAGCCGCTTTCATCCGTTTCTCCACGTCCTCCATCCGGTCCTGCCACTTCTTCACCATCTCCTCCCCCACCACGCCTTCCTTGAGGGCGGAGTGGCCCATGACGGCGATAATGCCAACCACGAAAAGCTTCTTCAGCCGGGCGCAGAAATCCTCAACTGcccttctgtttctcttctctgtgGTGACGACCGTCTCAAGCATCGAGTCTCCTGAGATGTTCTCCCCGGTGACGGCGTTGTAGAGGGCGTCCAAGTTCAAGTCGCCATCCGTGTTCTCATAATGGCTGATGAACTTTTCCATCTTCTTCTCCTTGAACTTTGGCTTGGCGTTGACAAAGTCCTGGAACTTTTCATACTGGCTGATCATCTGCGCCTCTCGATCAAAGTTCTGCTTGTTCAGCGAGGTTCTCTGCAGCTCCAGGGCGATTTTATCTATCTCATCCTGGATCCCCTCCAGTTGCTGGTTGACCAGTTCAAACTGCTGAGTCAGGTAGCGAGCCTCCTTACTCTCCGGGTTGCTGAGTATCTCGGCTGAAGCCATGAACACAGCCTCCAGGACGGGGTGAAGCTGGCCCACAGTCGCAGCAAGCACCTCGGAGGCTTGCCCCATGATCTCCACACCTTTCTCGATCTTGTCCCTGTTCCGCACAACCCACTCTTCCACTGCATTCATCTTTGTATTATGTATTTCACACTATCTAATCTAATCTGTTTTCCACTGCCAGAGGCTTTGCTGGTGcctgaaagaagaagaaacatgaAACCCTTGTAAAGTTCATTATAGTGTGATTTTAATAAGACAATTCAGAAGAAATATGGcaccccttttttctttttcttttttttggtaacatttggcaaagaaacatttaaggagcagtgtgtaagatttaggtggATTTAGTAACCTCTAGTGGtaaggactgcagattgcaaccagctgaaacgcCCCATATATGAAGAaagtgtccttgccgcagtggCCGCGGCTCAGATCCAGCTCacagctctttgctgcatgtcagtCTTTATGTCCTATCTAAtacagcaaaaatgccaaataatcttaaaaaaaccctcaaaaataacaaacttcTCCGTGGTTAGAATTACTTTAGTATTCATCATACAGGAGGGTTTTACCGCGAGCTGAATCATCCgcagaagtctcttcctcttcaaacgGACCAGATGTTTAAAACCGGTAGAAACTCTAGAGCAGTTTCAGGTAACAAGTCAGTGTTTCTCAGATGTTGTTCAGCACGTCAGAGACAGGATGCTAGCACAGTCAGCTGCTGATGCAGActgttctcacaaactgttaatatgtttgctaaaaaaagaatgcacccaaattcatacatatatataatatattttgaaaagctaCAATCATGTAACCAATGCTGTGATCGGCATAAACAAGGAAGTAGGTTTAGGTGGTGGATCGgccacaaaaatgcaaactttccCTGGGAAATGTATGGGTATGTTGTTGGCATgtattgtttttctgataagtttagTTATAATGAGTCATTGAATTCAACAAAAAGGGAATTTTCCGCTGTGATTGACGgttgtgacagccaatccatgtgaTCGCATTCAATAGCACTGCTCACAACTGGTCCGATGGACCTGCACAAGATATGCAGTCTATGGCCTAAACCTAAAGACACCCAACCACGTTTCTtatcctaaacctaaccacaataactttacttgcctatcTGTGACCTCCATAAGTTTACGTTAGTCACATAACTGTATGTTAAGGATGTAACTTCATTTGTGTGACTCTAATTCATAAGGATATCATATAAA contains:
- the rpz5 gene encoding rapunzel 5, with the protein product MNAVEEWVVRNRDKIEKGVEIMGQASEVLAATVGQLHPVLEAVFMASAEILSNPESKEARYLTQQFELVNQQLEGIQDEIDKIALELQRTSLNKQNFDREAQMISQYEKFQDFVNAKPKFKEKKMEKFISHYENTDGDLNLDALYNAVTGENISGDSMLETVVTTEKRNRRAVEDFCARLKKLFVVGIIAVMGHSALKEGVVGEEMVKKWQDRMEDVEKRMKAAVDDCTENFVDQAKQDMEHLLQENPGTVDQEFTKTLLDSLTKKFDWVNWSIRAFNDRERNFFFNWLAGKKCHGSGGANWFDILTKNKIKVVVSFSVNPKPINKSQIQEQVEGQKMKSDMMAVALALNKSFPNCLVHAISHYKEVVETNNFHEDCYYYAKHKKAFLCIHSE